Proteins encoded by one window of Myxococcus guangdongensis:
- the pth gene encoding aminoacyl-tRNA hydrolase: protein MKLICGLGNPGREYERHRHNIGFMVVEAMLSRARAELNQEKFAAKVGQGTLAGERVLFVEPQTFMNLSGRSVAEAARFYKIAPEDVLVIHDELDLPMGRLQLKAGGGSGGHNGLKSIVSSLGSEAFIRLRFGIDKPEGPNARERVAGYVLSNFDDGERRQLEELIPRALDVTECWVREGLSVAMNRFNRKA, encoded by the coding sequence ATGAAGCTCATCTGCGGGCTGGGCAACCCGGGGCGCGAGTACGAGCGGCACCGGCACAACATCGGGTTCATGGTGGTGGAGGCGATGCTGTCGCGCGCCCGCGCCGAGCTGAACCAGGAGAAGTTCGCCGCCAAGGTGGGCCAGGGCACGCTCGCGGGCGAGCGCGTGCTCTTCGTGGAGCCCCAGACGTTCATGAACCTGTCGGGCCGCTCGGTGGCCGAGGCGGCGCGGTTCTACAAGATTGCCCCCGAGGACGTGCTCGTCATCCACGACGAGCTGGACCTGCCCATGGGGCGGCTGCAGCTCAAGGCGGGCGGCGGCTCGGGGGGCCACAACGGGCTCAAGAGCATCGTCTCCAGCCTGGGTTCGGAGGCCTTCATCCGGCTGCGCTTCGGCATCGACAAGCCGGAGGGCCCCAACGCCCGCGAGCGGGTGGCCGGCTACGTCCTGTCCAATTTCGACGACGGGGAGCGCCGCCAGTTGGAGGAGCTCATCCCCCGGGCGCTGGACGTGACGGAGTGCTGGGTGCGGGAGGGGCTGTCGGTGGCCATGAACCGGTTCAACCGGAAGGCCTGA
- the rpsF gene encoding 30S ribosomal protein S6, with amino-acid sequence MAETQAAKRLREYETIFLVKPDLTDDNVDKLKERVRGIVDREGGKVLRFTVWGKKKTLFPVAKQPRAIYVHASYLGGSKLVAEIERNLKNLDEVTRYISVKKADEVDPDTRPVLEDLKLAGDVEETRPGAPADREGGFRGDGAEEAGGESEEESSEEA; translated from the coding sequence ATGGCAGAGACGCAGGCCGCCAAGCGGCTTCGTGAGTACGAGACCATCTTCCTGGTCAAGCCGGACCTGACGGACGACAACGTGGACAAGCTCAAGGAGCGCGTCCGTGGCATCGTCGACCGAGAGGGCGGCAAGGTCCTCCGCTTCACGGTGTGGGGCAAGAAGAAGACCCTGTTCCCCGTGGCCAAGCAGCCCCGCGCCATCTACGTGCACGCCAGCTACCTGGGCGGCTCGAAGCTGGTGGCGGAGATCGAGCGCAACCTGAAGAACCTGGATGAGGTCACCCGCTACATCTCCGTGAAGAAGGCGGATGAGGTGGACCCCGACACGCGCCCGGTCCTCGAGGACCTGAAGCTGGCTGGCGACGTGGAGGAGACGCGCCCTGGTGCTCCCGCCGACCGCGAAGGCGGCTTCCGCGGCGATGGCGCCGAAGAGGCCGGTGGCGAGTCGGAGGAGGAGTCGTCCGAGGAGGCCTGA
- a CDS encoding ribose-phosphate pyrophosphokinase, translated as MQPRDFKIFAGSSNPGLAHRICEYLKRPLGKAEVGRFSDGEIHVEIGENVRGHDVFIFQSTCPPANDHLMEMLIMCDALKRASAGSITAVIPYYGYARQDRKVAPRTPITAKLIADLLEVAGAERVVSMDMHAGQIQGFFNIPSDHLYGSPVFLEDLRKRFPESQELVIVSPDAGGVERARAYSKRLNTGLAIIDKRRPRPNASEVMNLIGDVSGKDAVLVDDMVDTAGTLTQAAQALKAKGARRVVAYAVHPILSGPAIQRIQDSVLEEVVFTDTVPLSPAALACSKIRVLTTERLFGEAIARIHRADSLSSLFV; from the coding sequence ATGCAGCCGCGCGACTTCAAGATCTTCGCCGGGAGCTCGAATCCCGGCCTGGCTCACCGAATCTGCGAGTACCTCAAGCGTCCCCTCGGCAAGGCCGAGGTGGGTCGCTTCTCCGACGGAGAAATCCACGTCGAGATTGGAGAGAACGTCCGCGGTCACGACGTCTTCATCTTCCAGTCCACGTGCCCGCCGGCCAACGACCACCTGATGGAGATGCTCATCATGTGCGACGCCCTGAAGCGGGCGAGCGCGGGCTCCATCACGGCGGTGATTCCGTACTACGGGTACGCGCGCCAGGACCGCAAGGTGGCGCCGCGCACGCCGATCACCGCGAAGCTCATCGCGGACCTCCTGGAGGTCGCGGGCGCCGAGCGCGTGGTCTCCATGGACATGCACGCCGGGCAGATCCAGGGCTTCTTCAACATCCCCTCGGACCACCTGTACGGCTCACCGGTGTTCCTGGAGGACCTGCGCAAGCGCTTCCCGGAGTCGCAGGAGCTGGTCATCGTGTCGCCGGACGCCGGCGGCGTCGAGCGCGCGCGCGCCTACTCCAAGCGCCTGAACACGGGCCTGGCCATCATCGACAAGCGCCGCCCGCGCCCCAACGCCTCGGAGGTGATGAACCTCATCGGCGATGTCTCGGGCAAGGACGCGGTGCTGGTGGACGACATGGTGGACACCGCCGGCACGCTCACCCAGGCGGCCCAGGCGCTGAAGGCCAAGGGCGCCCGGCGCGTGGTCGCCTACGCGGTGCACCCCATCCTGTCCGGTCCCGCCATCCAGCGCATCCAGGACTCGGTGCTGGAGGAGGTCGTCTTCACGGACACGGTGCCGCTGTCGCCCGCGGCCCTGGCCTGCTCGAAGATCCGCGTGCTCACCACCGAGCGCCTCTTCGGGGAAGCCATCGCCCGCATCCACCGGGCCGACTCGCTCAGCTCGCTGTTCGTCTGA
- the aqpZ gene encoding aquaporin Z: protein MRSPTDRRTPAAVSAGVNDGMRKYLAEFIGTFVLVLGGVGAAVLAGDRIGFLGVSFAFGLSLLAMVYAIGPISGCHVNPAVTVGLTLAGKFESKHILGYVVAQCLGAVLAAGVVLLIAKGVPGGYQASVAGLGSNGYGIASPEGYGAGAAFLAEVALTFLLVLTVLGATDARAPVGFAGLAIGLVLTLIHLVGIPVTNTSVNPARSLGPAVFAGGQALSQLWMFIIAPLLGGGLAAAVYRSVFAPAAAISARTAERSLDAERAERIAQDRSRTRSPV from the coding sequence ATGCGTTCGCCGACAGACAGAAGGACCCCGGCCGCGGTGTCGGCCGGGGTGAATGACGGGATGCGGAAGTACCTGGCCGAGTTCATCGGGACGTTCGTCCTGGTGCTCGGCGGCGTGGGAGCGGCCGTGCTGGCGGGGGACCGCATCGGTTTCCTGGGCGTGTCGTTCGCCTTCGGCCTGTCCTTGCTGGCCATGGTGTATGCGATTGGCCCCATCTCCGGCTGCCACGTGAATCCGGCGGTGACGGTGGGCCTGACGCTGGCGGGCAAGTTCGAGAGCAAGCACATCCTCGGCTATGTGGTGGCGCAGTGTCTGGGCGCGGTGCTGGCGGCGGGCGTGGTGCTGCTCATCGCCAAGGGTGTGCCCGGGGGCTATCAGGCGTCGGTGGCGGGGCTGGGCTCGAACGGGTACGGCATCGCGTCTCCGGAAGGGTATGGGGCGGGGGCGGCGTTCCTGGCGGAGGTCGCGCTCACCTTCCTGCTCGTGCTGACGGTGCTGGGGGCGACGGACGCGCGGGCGCCGGTGGGCTTCGCGGGGCTGGCCATCGGCCTGGTGCTGACGCTCATCCACCTGGTGGGCATCCCCGTGACGAACACGTCCGTGAATCCCGCGCGCAGCCTGGGGCCCGCCGTGTTCGCGGGGGGGCAGGCGCTGAGCCAGCTGTGGATGTTCATCATCGCGCCGCTCCTGGGCGGTGGGTTGGCGGCGGCGGTGTACCGCTCCGTGTTCGCCCCGGCCGCGGCGATTTCCGCGCGCACGGCGGAGCGCTCGCTGGACGCCGAGCGGGCGGAGCGCATCGCGCAGGACCGGAGCCGCACGCGCTCGCCGGTGTGA
- a CDS encoding LysE family translocator — protein MLFEPTRLLAFLLAGLALNLTPGPDTMYVLSRSMGQGRSAGFVSALGICAGGLFHIAAAALGLSALLATSAMAFLGVKWVGALYLVWMGVQMLRSHRGPDALQALAPTSLWRIFRDGVVTNVLNPKVALFFLAFLPQFVDPARGDTGLQFVLLGLLFDVTGTLWLCFIAAVAGAFGGWLRRSPRFALWQQRVTGGVFVALGARLALQERT, from the coding sequence ATGCTCTTCGAGCCGACGCGCCTGCTGGCCTTCCTCCTGGCGGGGCTGGCCCTCAACCTCACCCCGGGCCCCGACACGATGTACGTGCTGTCGAGGAGCATGGGGCAGGGCCGCTCGGCGGGCTTCGTCTCCGCGCTGGGCATCTGCGCGGGGGGCTTGTTCCACATCGCGGCGGCGGCCCTGGGCCTGTCGGCGCTGCTGGCCACCTCCGCGATGGCGTTCCTGGGGGTGAAGTGGGTGGGCGCGCTCTACCTCGTGTGGATGGGCGTGCAGATGCTGCGCAGCCATCGCGGGCCCGACGCGCTCCAGGCGCTGGCGCCCACGAGCCTGTGGCGCATCTTCCGCGATGGCGTCGTCACCAACGTGCTCAACCCGAAGGTGGCGCTGTTCTTCCTCGCCTTCCTGCCGCAGTTCGTGGACCCGGCCCGTGGCGACACGGGGCTCCAGTTCGTGCTGCTCGGGCTGCTGTTCGACGTGACGGGGACGCTGTGGCTGTGCTTCATCGCGGCCGTCGCGGGCGCGTTCGGCGGATGGCTGCGCAGGAGCCCGCGCTTCGCCCTGTGGCAGCAGCGGGTGACGGGCGGCGTCTTCGTCGCGCTGGGCGCGCGGCTGGCGCTCCAGGAGCGCACGTAG
- a CDS encoding sensor histidine kinase, with protein sequence MDAPTLMKPTWRWPRLRVRPVLVTLGISLLIGLSYGTAVRLDQLANGLTSLPASRAYLWEITGALSGWLAAPIILFAAINAPTPRASGWGRFVGLHAVCFALYTTAHILFMMASRHPLYVLFGWGRYEYGPLGFRLPMEVVKDVLVYGLTAGFVILLAAWRRRQARALRAAELEGELRAAQLQSLTGQLHPHFLFNSLHTISSVMYEDLARTDRLLSDLGQLLRASLERAEPTWTLAEERAHAQRFIALLSARFGDRLRVDWNVAPGLDSARVPCFALQTLVENAVKHNQDRREPLEVRIRARESGGDWRLEVEDTGRGFGESSPASGPGVGLSHLEQVLSLLHDGRARLERGRGPEGGARVALTLPRSGLP encoded by the coding sequence ATGGACGCCCCCACCCTCATGAAGCCCACCTGGCGTTGGCCGCGCCTGCGTGTCCGTCCGGTGCTCGTGACGCTGGGTATCAGCCTGCTCATCGGCCTGTCGTATGGCACCGCGGTGCGGCTGGACCAGTTGGCCAATGGGCTCACGTCGTTGCCCGCGTCGCGGGCCTACCTGTGGGAAATCACCGGAGCGCTCTCCGGCTGGCTGGCTGCGCCCATCATCCTGTTCGCGGCGATCAACGCGCCCACGCCGCGCGCCTCGGGATGGGGCCGCTTCGTGGGGCTGCACGCGGTGTGCTTCGCGCTCTACACGACGGCGCACATCCTCTTCATGATGGCCTCGCGCCACCCGCTCTACGTGCTGTTCGGCTGGGGGAGGTACGAGTACGGACCGCTGGGTTTCCGGCTGCCCATGGAGGTGGTGAAGGACGTGCTCGTCTACGGACTGACGGCGGGCTTCGTCATCCTGCTGGCCGCGTGGCGGAGGCGGCAGGCGCGGGCCCTGCGCGCGGCGGAGCTGGAGGGCGAGCTGCGGGCCGCGCAACTGCAGTCCCTCACCGGCCAGCTCCATCCGCACTTCCTCTTCAACTCGCTGCACACCATCAGCTCCGTCATGTACGAGGACCTGGCGCGCACGGACCGGCTGCTGAGCGATTTGGGGCAGCTCTTGCGCGCGAGCCTGGAGCGGGCCGAGCCCACGTGGACGCTGGCGGAGGAGCGGGCCCATGCGCAGCGCTTCATCGCGCTGTTGTCCGCGCGCTTCGGGGACCGGTTGAGGGTGGATTGGAACGTGGCGCCGGGCCTGGACTCGGCGCGGGTCCCCTGCTTCGCCTTGCAGACGCTGGTGGAGAACGCCGTGAAGCACAACCAGGACCGCCGCGAGCCGCTGGAGGTCCGCATCCGCGCTCGCGAGAGCGGCGGTGATTGGCGCCTGGAGGTGGAGGACACCGGGCGGGGCTTCGGCGAGAGCTCGCCGGCCTCGGGACCAGGCGTGGGGCTCTCGCACCTGGAGCAGGTCCTGTCGCTGCTGCACGACGGGCGGGCCCGACTGGAGCGGGGACGAGGGCCCGAGGGCGGCGCTCGCGTGGCGCTCACGCTGCCTCGGAGCGGCCTGCCATGA
- the spoVG gene encoding septation regulator SpoVG — protein sequence MNITDVRVFPVEEDKLKAYVTITLDHCFVIRDLKVIHGSSGLFIAMPAKKRKDGTYKDIAHPLNADTRSQMERVILMEYERHLHQAQAGMLGPMPADLD from the coding sequence ATGAACATCACCGACGTCCGGGTGTTTCCGGTCGAAGAGGACAAGCTCAAGGCGTACGTCACCATCACCCTGGATCACTGCTTCGTCATTCGCGACCTGAAGGTCATCCACGGCTCCTCGGGGCTGTTCATCGCGATGCCGGCGAAGAAGCGCAAGGATGGGACGTACAAGGATATAGCCCACCCGCTCAACGCGGATACGCGCAGTCAGATGGAGCGCGTCATCCTCATGGAGTACGAGCGGCACCTCCATCAGGCGCAAGCCGGGATGCTCGGTCCGATGCCAGCGGATCTCGACTAA
- the rpsR gene encoding 30S ribosomal protein S18 produces MSNGTDSKTGASSGGRSGGFGGGGPRGDRGGDRGDRGGDRGDRGGGMGGDDEKRGGGRGFGRKKVCRFCAEKDASVDFKDQATLKYFVTERGKIIPRRISGNCAKHQREVATAIKRARGIALLPYNAVVG; encoded by the coding sequence ATGAGCAACGGTACGGACAGCAAGACGGGCGCGTCGTCGGGCGGCCGCAGTGGCGGCTTCGGCGGCGGTGGGCCGCGTGGTGATCGCGGCGGCGACCGCGGTGACCGTGGTGGCGACCGCGGTGATCGCGGCGGCGGCATGGGTGGTGACGACGAGAAGCGCGGCGGTGGCCGTGGCTTCGGTCGCAAGAAGGTCTGCCGCTTCTGCGCGGAGAAGGACGCTTCGGTGGACTTCAAGGACCAGGCGACGCTGAAGTACTTCGTCACCGAGCGCGGCAAGATCATCCCCCGCCGCATCTCCGGCAACTGCGCGAAGCACCAGCGTGAGGTGGCGACGGCCATCAAGCGCGCCCGTGGCATCGCGCTGCTCCCCTACAACGCGGTGGTCGGCTGA
- a CDS encoding 50S ribosomal protein L25/general stress protein Ctc, translating to MSTDKSTLEAKAREGSGKGFARRLRGQGLVPAVVYGKHLEKPVHIAVDPKSVRAAINTPHKFNTLIQLKLASGDQQVLLKDYQMDPVTREILHVDFIGVRENEQVKVNVPLVLTGKAQGVADGGLLTQARRELEVWALATAIPERIEVDVTALKIAEALHVNDIKLPSGVSIKTNVNYTLAVLSAPESAEAAPAAAAAPAAAAPAAAKAGDKAAPAAAAKAPAKK from the coding sequence ATGTCCACCGACAAGAGCACCCTCGAGGCGAAGGCGCGTGAAGGTTCCGGCAAGGGCTTTGCCCGCCGTCTGCGCGGCCAGGGCCTGGTCCCCGCCGTGGTGTACGGCAAGCACCTGGAGAAGCCGGTGCACATCGCCGTCGACCCCAAGAGCGTGAGGGCGGCCATCAACACGCCGCACAAGTTCAACACGCTCATCCAGCTGAAGCTCGCCAGCGGCGACCAGCAGGTCCTCCTGAAGGACTACCAGATGGACCCCGTCACGCGCGAAATCCTGCACGTGGACTTCATCGGCGTGCGTGAGAACGAGCAGGTGAAGGTGAACGTGCCGCTCGTGCTGACCGGCAAGGCGCAGGGCGTGGCGGACGGTGGTCTGCTCACCCAGGCCCGCCGCGAGCTCGAGGTGTGGGCGCTGGCGACCGCCATCCCGGAGCGCATCGAGGTGGACGTGACGGCGCTGAAGATCGCCGAGGCGCTGCACGTCAACGACATCAAGCTGCCCTCGGGCGTCTCCATCAAGACGAACGTCAACTACACCCTGGCCGTGCTGAGCGCGCCCGAGTCCGCCGAGGCGGCTCCGGCGGCGGCGGCGGCTCCTGCGGCGGCGGCTCCCGCGGCGGCGAAGGCCGGCGACAAGGCGGCCCCGGCGGCGGCGGCCAAGGCTCCCGCGAAGAAGTAG
- a CDS encoding thymidine kinase, which translates to MHQFPKDIGWIEVICGSMFSGKTEELIRRVQRAVYGKQKVQVFKPRIDNRYDETSVVSHSKLRVTSTPVERAEEIFYRLEPDTQVVGIDEVQFFGTEVVAVVEALANKGLRVICAGLDQDYQGRPFEPMPQLMAVAEYVTKELAICVVCGNPANRSQRIVSSGERVVVGAAGAYEPRCRKCHVPEPTEGTPPQTLELFD; encoded by the coding sequence TTGCACCAATTCCCCAAAGATATCGGGTGGATAGAGGTCATCTGCGGTTCGATGTTCTCCGGTAAGACGGAGGAGTTGATCCGCCGCGTCCAACGCGCCGTGTACGGCAAGCAGAAGGTGCAGGTGTTCAAGCCTCGCATCGACAACCGGTACGACGAGACGTCGGTCGTCAGTCACTCCAAGCTCCGGGTGACGTCCACTCCGGTGGAGCGGGCTGAAGAGATTTTTTACAGGCTGGAGCCCGACACGCAGGTGGTGGGCATCGACGAGGTGCAGTTCTTCGGCACCGAGGTCGTCGCCGTGGTGGAGGCGCTCGCCAACAAGGGCCTGCGGGTCATCTGCGCGGGGCTGGACCAGGACTACCAGGGGCGGCCGTTCGAGCCCATGCCGCAATTGATGGCCGTCGCGGAGTACGTGACGAAGGAGCTGGCCATCTGCGTGGTGTGTGGGAATCCGGCCAATCGCTCCCAACGCATCGTGTCCAGTGGTGAGCGGGTGGTGGTGGGCGCCGCGGGCGCGTACGAGCCGCGCTGCCGCAAGTGTCACGTGCCGGAGCCCACCGAGGGCACGCCGCCGCAGACGCTCGAGTTGTTCGACTGA
- the rplI gene encoding 50S ribosomal protein L9, translating into MKVILREDIENLGKSGELVTVKDGFGRNYLLPRKKAVLASEQNLRQLEHEKAVITARNAKLKGAAEEQAKKVGSIKVTIKRKVGEQDKLFGSVTTLDIAEAVAAQGQTVDRRAIHLPEPIKTLGSYEVELRLHREVTAKIKVEVAAE; encoded by the coding sequence ATGAAGGTCATTCTGCGTGAGGACATCGAGAACCTCGGCAAGTCCGGGGAGCTCGTCACCGTGAAGGACGGCTTCGGCCGCAACTACCTCCTGCCGCGCAAGAAGGCGGTTCTGGCCAGCGAGCAGAACCTCCGTCAGCTCGAGCACGAGAAGGCGGTCATCACCGCCCGCAACGCCAAGCTGAAGGGCGCCGCGGAGGAGCAGGCGAAGAAGGTCGGCTCCATCAAGGTCACCATCAAGCGCAAGGTCGGCGAGCAGGACAAGCTGTTCGGCTCCGTCACGACGCTGGACATCGCCGAGGCCGTGGCGGCCCAGGGCCAGACGGTGGACCGTCGCGCCATCCACCTGCCCGAGCCCATCAAGACGCTCGGCAGCTACGAGGTGGAGCTGCGCCTGCACCGCGAGGTGACGGCGAAGATCAAGGTCGAGGTCGCCGCCGAGTAA
- a CDS encoding uracil phosphoribosyltransferase: MRDTLYANVPFKLNEMTHHYGPNVHLVGNPFLLSQLATLCAKGVIQPQINRLVETLYIDLVKTVVNAEFPRKMVSLPTRMIDSTPQGLYQGEVIDPQVRVVTVNIARAGTLPSQVTYDLLNATVDPTVVRQDHIIMSRMIDAAEAVVGSQIGGAKIGGDVDDAFVLFPDPMGATGGSLSTAITLYKDKVPGTPRRIITLNLIVTPEYLRRMTTDHPDVIIYALRLDRGLSPPEVFGTAPGALWEKERGLDDRQYIVPGGGGFGEIMNNAYV; the protein is encoded by the coding sequence ATGCGCGACACCCTGTACGCGAACGTGCCCTTCAAGCTGAACGAGATGACCCACCACTATGGACCCAACGTCCACCTGGTGGGCAATCCGTTCCTGCTCTCCCAGCTGGCCACGTTGTGCGCCAAGGGCGTCATCCAGCCGCAGATCAACCGGCTGGTGGAGACGCTCTACATCGACCTGGTGAAGACGGTGGTGAACGCGGAGTTCCCCCGGAAGATGGTGAGCCTGCCCACGCGGATGATCGACTCCACGCCGCAGGGGCTCTACCAGGGGGAGGTCATCGACCCTCAAGTCCGGGTGGTGACGGTGAACATCGCGCGGGCGGGCACGCTGCCGTCGCAGGTGACGTACGACCTGCTCAACGCGACGGTGGACCCGACGGTGGTGCGACAGGACCACATCATCATGAGCCGGATGATCGACGCGGCCGAGGCGGTGGTGGGCTCGCAGATTGGCGGCGCGAAGATTGGCGGGGACGTGGATGACGCCTTCGTGCTCTTCCCGGACCCGATGGGCGCCACGGGTGGCAGCCTGTCCACGGCGATCACCCTCTACAAGGACAAGGTGCCCGGCACGCCCCGGCGCATCATCACCCTGAACCTCATCGTCACGCCGGAGTACCTGCGGCGCATGACGACGGACCACCCGGACGTCATCATCTACGCGCTCCGGCTGGACCGGGGGCTGTCCCCGCCGGAGGTGTTCGGCACGGCGCCGGGCGCGCTCTGGGAGAAGGAGCGGGGCCTGGATGACAGGCAGTACATCGTCCCCGGAGGCGGCGGCTTCGGGGAGATCATGAACAACGCCTACGTGTAG
- a CDS encoding acyltransferase family protein has product MSTPTPTTSPEAHHPDLDWLRVVAILVLHLYHSGMMFNTWDWHVKSPVALPGLEPTMEVLHLVRMPLLMVISGIGTALALRRRSTGAFAADRVRRLLVPVLFGMLVVVPPQIYVERVLQGQFQGSYADFYPSVLQFVPYPRGGSLSWHHLWFVVYLFVYCMLALPLFAWLGSARARAWVERVEAWLCRGLNVLWLAAPLALNDVLLHGHPVTHGLFDDPLNFGHYGLLFLVGHVMGRTPRLWDVLVERRWALLGLWALVFAVMAPPNEYPLIPETLGRVAFQWLFILTALGWARRAITTSRPWLRHAQELSYPFYIVHQTVIIVVGFALLRLPVGPWTLFGCVLAVSFLLSWGLSEGIARLPWLRPLFGLKARSSHRAHALKAAAPGHTA; this is encoded by the coding sequence ATGAGCACGCCCACACCGACGACATCCCCCGAAGCCCATCACCCGGACCTGGACTGGCTGCGCGTCGTCGCCATCCTCGTGCTGCACCTGTACCACTCGGGGATGATGTTCAACACGTGGGACTGGCACGTGAAGTCGCCGGTCGCCTTGCCCGGGTTGGAGCCGACGATGGAGGTGCTCCACCTGGTGCGCATGCCGCTGTTGATGGTCATCTCGGGCATCGGCACGGCGCTGGCGCTGCGGCGGCGCTCCACGGGGGCCTTCGCGGCGGACCGGGTGCGGCGGCTCCTGGTGCCGGTGCTCTTCGGGATGCTCGTCGTCGTCCCGCCGCAAATCTATGTGGAGCGCGTGCTCCAGGGGCAGTTCCAGGGGAGCTACGCGGACTTCTACCCCTCCGTGCTCCAGTTCGTGCCCTACCCTCGCGGCGGCAGCCTGAGCTGGCATCACCTCTGGTTTGTCGTCTACCTCTTCGTCTACTGCATGCTGGCGCTGCCGTTGTTCGCCTGGCTGGGCAGCGCTCGTGCCCGCGCGTGGGTGGAGCGGGTGGAGGCGTGGCTGTGCCGGGGACTGAACGTGCTGTGGCTGGCCGCGCCACTGGCGCTCAACGACGTGCTGCTGCACGGGCATCCGGTGACGCACGGCCTGTTCGATGATCCGTTGAACTTCGGCCACTACGGACTGCTGTTCCTCGTGGGCCACGTGATGGGGCGGACGCCGCGCCTGTGGGACGTGCTGGTGGAGCGCAGGTGGGCGCTGCTCGGACTCTGGGCGCTGGTCTTCGCGGTGATGGCGCCACCGAACGAGTACCCGCTCATCCCGGAGACGCTGGGGCGGGTGGCCTTTCAGTGGCTGTTCATCCTGACGGCGCTGGGCTGGGCGCGGCGCGCCATCACCACGTCACGCCCGTGGCTGCGTCACGCCCAGGAGCTCTCCTACCCGTTCTACATCGTCCACCAGACGGTCATCATCGTGGTCGGCTTCGCGCTCCTGCGGCTGCCGGTGGGGCCGTGGACGCTGTTCGGCTGCGTCCTCGCGGTGTCCTTCCTGCTCTCCTGGGGCTTGAGCGAGGGAATCGCTCGCCTGCCCTGGCTGAGACCGCTCTTCGGGCTGAAGGCCCGTTCGTCACACCGGGCGCACGCGCTGAAGGCGGCGGCTCCGGGGCATACTGCGTGA
- a CDS encoding DUF5658 family protein, translated as MATTTVEQVQGTIQGGRASFYASPASVALLMLNLMDGLFTLLFLQLGVAEELNPLMRLAYEQSPMFFMFSKLLIVNAGLWLLCLHRRLRASRVAIRAGAVVYGIIVVYHLAFLTHLVLHWPGALG; from the coding sequence GTGGCGACGACGACGGTGGAGCAGGTTCAGGGCACAATCCAGGGTGGGCGGGCTTCGTTCTACGCGTCACCCGCGTCGGTGGCGCTCCTGATGCTGAACTTGATGGACGGGCTGTTCACGCTGCTCTTCCTGCAGCTGGGTGTGGCGGAGGAGCTCAACCCGCTCATGCGCCTGGCCTACGAGCAGTCACCGATGTTCTTCATGTTCTCCAAGCTGCTCATCGTGAACGCGGGCCTGTGGCTCTTGTGCCTGCACCGCCGACTGAGGGCCAGCCGCGTCGCCATCCGCGCGGGCGCCGTCGTGTACGGCATCATCGTGGTCTACCATCTGGCTTTTCTGACCCACCTGGTCCTGCACTGGCCGGGAGCCCTCGGGTAG
- the hpt gene encoding hypoxanthine phosphoribosyltransferase, which yields MAFYEQEVGVLIPEDKLQARVKELGAQITRDYAGKELTLVCVLKGSTFFAMDLARAVDLPLTLEFLGVSSYQGGTETTGEVRITTDVSKPMAGKHLLIIEDIIDTGLTMSFLLENLRARHPASLKLCSLLEKPSRARTKIDIDYKGFVIDDLFVVGYGLDFGEKLRNVPFIGVMKGK from the coding sequence TTGGCGTTCTACGAGCAGGAAGTCGGCGTCCTGATTCCCGAGGACAAGCTGCAGGCGCGCGTGAAGGAACTGGGTGCGCAGATCACCCGGGACTACGCGGGCAAGGAGCTCACCCTCGTCTGTGTGTTGAAGGGCTCCACGTTCTTCGCCATGGACCTGGCGCGCGCGGTGGACCTACCGCTCACGCTGGAGTTCCTGGGCGTGTCCAGCTACCAGGGGGGCACGGAGACGACGGGCGAGGTGCGCATCACCACCGACGTCAGCAAGCCGATGGCGGGCAAGCACCTGCTCATCATCGAGGACATCATCGACACGGGGCTCACCATGAGCTTCCTGTTGGAGAACCTCCGGGCGCGGCACCCGGCGTCGCTGAAGCTGTGCTCGCTGCTCGAGAAGCCGTCGCGGGCGCGCACGAAGATCGACATCGACTACAAGGGTTTCGTCATCGACGATCTCTTCGTCGTCGGGTACGGCCTGGACTTCGGGGAGAAGCTGCGCAACGTGCCGTTCATCGGCGTGATGAAGGGCAAGTAG